The window TCCATTCTGACGCTCGCGTTCGGCCAGATGGCCTACTATCTCGCGCTTTCCCCCCTTCAGGGGCTGACGAACGGGGAGAACGGTTTTACCGACGTGACGGTGGGGAATCTCTTCGGCTTCCTCGATGCGTTCGCCGCGTTCGAGTCGATTCCACTCAACACGCCGGTTCCACTGCTCGGCGATTGGCTCTACATTTTCGTCGGGGCCATCACCGTTCTCTGTGTGGCCGCCGTCGTTCGAATCCTTCATTCCCCCTACGGGTTGGTGTTCAAGGCGATTCGGGAGAACGAACAACGCGCGTCGTTCGTCGGGCTGAACGTCTGGCGGTACAAGCTGATGGCGTTCATCCTCTCGGGGGCGTTCGCCGGTGTCGCCGGAAGCCTGTTCGTCGTCCACGGGTCATACGTCCCCGTCGAATCGCTGTACTGGACGACCAGCGGTGAAATCGTCATCATGACCGTCCTCGGCGGCGTCGGGTCGATGGTCGGCCCGATGGTCGGTGCCGGCGTCTACCTCTACGTCGAGAACGTCGTCAGCGCCAATTCCGCAATCCAACCGTACTGGCATCTCATCCTCGGTCTCGTCTTCGTCGCCGTCATCGCCCTCTTTCCGGAGGGAATCTGGGGAATCGTGGGTCGATTGCGTGATATGATTTCGACTCCATCACCCGATACCGAACAGGAGGGTGATAACTGATGGCGCTCCTGAAAACCAACGGGCTCACCAAGGAGTTCGGCGGCCTCGTCGCGGTGGACGATGTAGACCTCGAAGTCCACGAGAACGAGAGCATCAGCGTCATCGGTCCGAACGGTGCCGGAAAGTCGACGCTTATCAACCTCATTACGCGAATGCTCGACCCGACCGAGGGGGATATCCGGTTCAAGGGCGAGTCGATAATCGGCCTCGAACCGCACGACGTCGTTCAATCCGGCATCAGCAAATCGTTCCAGACAGCATCCATCTTCCCTGACCTGACCGTCGAGGAAAATGCCCGAATCGCGGCGCTCGCCGCCGAACACGGATCGTTCAGGTTCAACTTCCTTCGGCATCAGCGACAGTATTCGGCGGTGGACACGCTGACCCGAGAGACGTTGGATTCGGTCGGATTGCTCGGTCAGCGTGAGGTTACGGCCGCCGACTTGCCGTACGGCGACAAACGCCGTCTCGAACTCGGTATCGCGCTGGCGAGCGAACCCGACCTACTGCTGATGGACGAACCTACGGCCGGGATGTCGCCCGAAGAGACGCATGCGACAGTTGACCTCATCGAACGGATCAAGGAGGAACTCGGCCTTACTATCCTGCTGGTCGAACACGACATGGAAATCGTGTTCAACGTCTCCGACCGCATCGTCGTGCTGAATCGTGGGCGCGTCATCACTCA of the Haladaptatus caseinilyticus genome contains:
- a CDS encoding ABC transporter ATP-binding protein, whose translation is MALLKTNGLTKEFGGLVAVDDVDLEVHENESISVIGPNGAGKSTLINLITRMLDPTEGDIRFKGESIIGLEPHDVVQSGISKSFQTASIFPDLTVEENARIAALAAEHGSFRFNFLRHQRQYSAVDTLTRETLDSVGLLGQREVTAADLPYGDKRRLELGIALASEPDLLLMDEPTAGMSPEETHATVDLIERIKEELGLTILLVEHDMEIVFNVSDRIVVLNRGRVITQGTPDEVQGHPEVQEAYLGGVEL
- a CDS encoding branched-chain amino acid ABC transporter permease, whose amino-acid sequence is MNDETAEQPTGDGGSVVESGRVSMWERVGDSERSVVALTAIVVAIFPWLFVRAPVISDLLQGYQSLASLILIWGIFALGFNLLLGYTGLLSFGHAAFWGGAAYAAGIFSASVSGSPILMVLFGTLFAVLLAWILGFVSLRRGGIYFSILTLAFGQMAYYLALSPLQGLTNGENGFTDVTVGNLFGFLDAFAAFESIPLNTPVPLLGDWLYIFVGAITVLCVAAVVRILHSPYGLVFKAIRENEQRASFVGLNVWRYKLMAFILSGAFAGVAGSLFVVHGSYVPVESLYWTTSGEIVIMTVLGGVGSMVGPMVGAGVYLYVENVVSANSAIQPYWHLILGLVFVAVIALFPEGIWGIVGRLRDMISTPSPDTEQEGDN